The genomic region TGCCAAGCGTCCTTCGCCGCAGCTCTCCCTCCTCTCTTTTTTCCCGCCCACTCGACAAGGAGCAAAATCATGAGACCCGAAATTGTTACAGCCGCTGGCGTTTTAGCCTTAGCCGCTTATATCGATTGGAAAGAACACCGCGTACCCAACTGGCTGACGTTCGCCGCCTGCGGATTCGGCTTGGCTTATCATGCGCTTATTGGAGGCGTGGACGGACTGGAATCCGCTCTTCTCGGCGCCGCCGCCGGATTGGCTACGTTGATCGTTCCCTACGCATTGAAGGGCATGGGCGCGGGCGACGTGAAGTTGATGGCCGCCGTGGGCGCCTGGGTGGGCGCGGAAATCACGCTGCATGCTTTTCTTTGGATCGCCGTTTGCGGCGGATTGATGGGCGCCTGGTCCATCCTGAGAAGCCGGGAAGTGAAAGAGCGGCTGCGAAACGCGGTTCTGGCGGGTAAAAATCTTGTTACGTTGAACGATCTGGACGCAGGAGCGCAGAAGGCTCCGGCGAAGATTCTGTTGCCTTACGGCGTTCCCATCGCCTTCGGTTTTTACGCCTACTTCCTGTTTGGAGGGCTAATCTAATGAAAACGTTGCGAACCGGAAAGAAATGGCGGGAAGAAAAGGGATCGTCAACGGTGGAATTTGCGCTGGTTCTTCCCGCTCTCATGCTCGTTATTTTCGGAATTTTCGAATTCGGACGCATGTTCATGACGTATCAAATGCTGAATTCCGCCGCTCGCGAAGGCGCCCGCGTCGCCTCGCTGCCAGGCGCCGACAATGCGCTGGCGCTGCAGAAGATCGAGGAAGAACTGGCGGGAGCGGGTTTGACGCCGGATAGTTACGAATTCACGCCGGCGGACATCTCCACCGCCAGCCGCAACGATCCGGTTACCGTCCGCGTACGCATCCTTTACGATTCCATCGCCTGGATGCCGGGGTTTATCCCTGGCTTAAGCGGCATGGAAATGGAAGGCGTCGTCGTCATGAGAAAAGAAGGTTTGAATTGAGTAGCTCATGTTACGCGCGAATACAGTTTTCTTATGAATTTGCAGCTTTTCCAATCCCTCTCCCAAGATTGGGAGAGGTTAGGTGAGGGTTGATAGGGTCGAGTTTATCTCCCCTCACCCTAACCCTCTCCCAAAGGGCGAGGGGATAGAATTGCGTAATATAAGTTAAATCGTTTCATTCGCATTGTGCGCAGGAGGATTCCATCATGTCGAAAGCGGCTGCGATTCTCGTTCTGTTCATCGCTATTCTGTCCGGTCTTTTCGCCAGCGCGGCGGTGATGAAATACGTTCAAAACCAGCGGCGGACGGCTTCCTCGTCGGAGGCGGGGCCTTTAACGTCCGTGGCCGTCGCCCAAAAGGATATCCCGGCGGGAACGGCGATCCTCGCCGAACATGTGATGGACGCTACTCACCCAAAGAGTCTTATCCCGGCCGGAGCGATCGATTCCCAGAAACTCGCTCTGAACCGGATGGCCAAAACCGCCATTTACAAAGGCGAAATTCTTGTGCAGGAACGATTGACGGAGCCGGGCGCTCCCAGCGGCCTCTCCTCGCTAATCCCCGAAGGACAACGGGCGATCACTTTGCGCGTCGACGATACGATCGGCGTGGGAGGCTTCGTCCAACCCGGCCATCATGTCGATATCGTAACGACCGTCGATCTTCGGGGAGAAACGAACGAAACCGTCTGCAAAGTGATCTTGCAAAACCTTCAAGTCATCGCTACGGGTCAGGAAATCGATCGCAAAGACCGCAAAGAAAACGAAAAACCCAAAACCGTTCCTACCGTCACCGTACTGGCGACTCCGGAACAAGCGGAAAAATTGACCTTGGCCGCCAACGCGGGCGTCATCCGCCTTATCCTCCGGAATTTCAGAGACAATGCGGAAGAAATTACGAAAGGCATCCGGCTCTCCAACCTCATCGCGGATGCGCGGCCTTCCTTGCCGCCGCCCGAACCGGTTCAGATTCAGGAAACGGCGAAAGCGCCGGAAACGCCCGCCAAGAAATTCTCCATCATAGAGGTCTATCGCGGCGCGCAGAAAT from Candidatus Omnitrophota bacterium harbors:
- a CDS encoding A24 family peptidase; amino-acid sequence: MRPEIVTAAGVLALAAYIDWKEHRVPNWLTFAACGFGLAYHALIGGVDGLESALLGAAAGLATLIVPYALKGMGAGDVKLMAAVGAWVGAEITLHAFLWIAVCGGLMGAWSILRSREVKERLRNAVLAGKNLVTLNDLDAGAQKAPAKILLPYGVPIAFGFYAYFLFGGLI
- a CDS encoding TadE family protein yields the protein MKTLRTGKKWREEKGSSTVEFALVLPALMLVIFGIFEFGRMFMTYQMLNSAAREGARVASLPGADNALALQKIEEELAGAGLTPDSYEFTPADISTASRNDPVTVRVRILYDSIAWMPGFIPGLSGMEMEGVVVMRKEGLN
- the cpaB gene encoding Flp pilus assembly protein CpaB, with the protein product MSKAAAILVLFIAILSGLFASAAVMKYVQNQRRTASSSEAGPLTSVAVAQKDIPAGTAILAEHVMDATHPKSLIPAGAIDSQKLALNRMAKTAIYKGEILVQERLTEPGAPSGLSSLIPEGQRAITLRVDDTIGVGGFVQPGHHVDIVTTVDLRGETNETVCKVILQNLQVIATGQEIDRKDRKENEKPKTVPTVTVLATPEQAEKLTLAANAGVIRLILRNFRDNAEEITKGIRLSNLIADARPSLPPPEPVQIQETAKAPETPAKKFSIIEVYRGAQKSEVAFEK